The genomic window AAAATGCTCATATTGGTGAACGTAAAAGAACATCTGCTTCTTGTCAAGTTGATGGATTCTCTGATATGGCAGGTGGACATTCATTTAGACCAACAGCTGGTGATCGTATGCGTTATAAAATTCTTCATAAATTCCATGATTACAAAGCGCGTTTCAAAGATTATCATATGTGTGTAGGATGTGGACGTTGTACATCAAGATGTCCAGAATATATTTCAGTCACTGCAACAGTTGGAAAGATGGCAAAAGCTATTGCTGAAATTGAAAGTGAGGGTGAATAAATATGAATAATCCAATCAGACCAATTCCTTGTCCTATTCTTGATATTAAAAAAGAAAGTTTATTAGAATATACTTTTAAGGTTCAAACAGATATTCAACCTGATCATGGACAATTTTTACAGTTATCAATTCCAAAAGTTGGTGAAGCACCCATATCAGTATCAGCTCAAGGTGATGGCTGGCTAGATTTTACTATTCGCTCAGTTGGAAAAGTTACTGATGAAATTTTTAATAAAAAAGTTGGCGAGACTTTATTCTTGCGTGGCCCTTATGGACATGGCTGGCCATTAGAAGAAAAATTCAAGGGAAAGCATCTTGTTGTGATTACAGGTGGAACAGGCTTAGCGCCAGTAAGAAGTATGTTAAATACGTGTTTTGAAAATGATGGTTATGTTGAAAGTGTCACTTTGATTTCTGGCTTTAAAAATGAAGAAGGTATTATTTTTAAACCTGAATTGAAAAAATGGCAAGAAAAATTTAAGACTTATTATACTTTAGATAGAGATAAAATTGATGGATGGAATGTTGGTTTTGTCACTGACTTTGTAAAAGAAATTCCTTTTGAGAGTTATCAGGGGAATTATGAAGTTATCATTGTAGGTCCACCAATTATGATGAAATTAACTGCTGAAAAGGTGATGTCTTTAGGTGTTCCTGATGAAAAAATCTGGGTTTCTTTTGAAAGAAAAATGTCTTGTGCAATTGGGAAATGTGGACATTGTCGTATTGATGAAACATATGTCTGTTTAGATGGACCGGTGTTTAATTATAGCAAGGCTAAATATCTGGTAGACTAGGAGGATGCATTATGAATCATGATATTGATATAAAAAAATTAAGAATTAATTGTTTTAGACAATCAAAAGTTGCTGGTGAATTCATGTTGCAGATGAGAGTTCCTGGTTCTTTGATTGAAGCCAAATATTTACAGATTGTTCAAGATATTGCTCAATACTGGGGGAATGGAACATTTCATATTGGAATGCGTCAAACTTTAAATATTCCAGGCATTAAGTATGAAAATATTGATGAAGTGAATAAATATATTAAGCAGTATATTCAAGATATAGAAGTTGATTTATGTGATGTTGATATGGATGCGGATGATTATGGTTATCCAACGATTGGAGCCCGTAATATTATGAGCTGTATTGGAAATGCACATTGTATTAAAGCCAATGCTAACACATATCAATTAGCAAGAAAGATTGAGAAAATTATCTTCCCAAGTCATTATCATATTAAAATCTCTATTGCTGGATGTCCAAACGATTGTGCCAAAGGTCATTTTAATGATTTTGGAATTATGGGGATTGCTAAAATGGAGTATCATCAAGAAAGATGTATTGGTTGTGGAGCTTGCGTTCGTGCTTGTGAACACCATGCGACAAGAGTACTTTCTTTAAACAAAGATGGTAAGATTGATAAAGATACATGTTGTTGTGTAGGCTGTGGAGAATGTGTTTTGGCATGTCCGACAAGTGCCTGGACAAGACAGAATAAGACTTTCTATCGTGTCACATTAGGAGGACGTAGTGGAAAGCAATATCCAAGAATGGGAAAAATGTTTTTAAACTGGATCAGCGAAGATGCTTTGTTGCAAGTATTTGGGAATTGGCAAAAATTCTCAGCTTGGGTTATGGATAACAAACCAGAATATATTCATGGCGGTCATTTAATTGATATTTCAGGTTATCCAAAATTTAAAGAATTAATATTAGATGGTGTTGAATTGAATCCTGAATGTCAGGTGGCAGAAGAAATCTATTGGTCAGAAAATGAACAACGTGCAAATATTCATTTAAAACCTTTATCTCAACACAAAAAAGCAGGACCTCAAGAATAAAACCACGTTAGCGTGGTTTTTTTAGAGATAATGAAATTAGCAGTTATTGGTATTAGTCATAAAGAATTGGCGATAGATGCACGTTCTTCCTTTAGTTTTACAGATAGTCAAAAGCTAGAGTTTGCCAGTTTATTATTAGAACATCATATTGAACAATGTATTATTTTATCAACATGTAATCGTAGTGAAGTTTATATCATGAGCGATGATGATACACATTTATTAAAAGGGCTTTATCAAGATTTTTGTGATGAATCCTCATTCATTTATGTATATCAAGGTGAAGAAGCTATTCTTCATTTGTTGCGAGTGACAAGTGGTCTTGAATCAATGTTAATACGGGAAGACCAGATCTTAGGACAAGTCAAGAATGCATATGATTTTGCTAGAGACATGCATATTGGTGGAAAAGAAATTTATATGATTTTTCAAGAAGTGATTCACTTTGTTAAAAATTTAAAGACACAGTTTGCACAGCCATCACTTTCTTTAAGTCATATTGCCATTGAACATCTTAAACATCTCACAACCCTTACTCAAAAAAGGATCATGATTGTTGGAGCAGGAGAAGTGGCTTTATCTTGCCTTCCTTATCTCTATCCACAAAATCAAATCTATTTAATGAATAGAACATCTGCCCATACTCAAGATATTCAACAAAAATATCCCCTTATTCAATGCTTACCATTTGAACAGCGTATACCATTATTAAAAGAAATGGATATTTTAATCAGTGCCACAGCAAGTCCGCATCTTATCTTTCATACAAATGATTTTATTGATACTCATCTTATTGCAGTTGACTTAGCAATCCCAAGAGATATTGAGAAAAATAATTATATAGAATGCATTGATTTAGAAAGTCTCAATCAAGAAATTGAATTCAATAATCAGCAAAGATTAGAAGATCAGCAACATATATCAGAATTGATTAATCATGAGGTGAGTGTTATTCAAGGGAAGTTAAGTAGTATTGAAAATGATTATATGATACAATCATTACAGGAAAAAAGTTTAGAAATAGCCAATCAGACTTATCAATTGTTAATAAAGAAATTAAATCTTTCTCAAAAAGAACAATATATTTTACAAAAAACATTAAAAGCTTCTTTTTTACAAATGATAAGAGAACCTATTCATTGTATGAAAACAAATCAAATTGATGATTTAAGTATCATTCATCAAATATTTGGTATGAAAGAGGAGAAGAAATGAACATTATTATCGGCAGTCGAGGTTCAAAACTCGCTTTAAAACAAACAGAGTATGTAAGAGATATGTTACAAAATACATATCCAATGCATACCTATGAAATCAAAATTATTCACACAATGGGTGATAGAAATCAGAATATGCCATTAGATCAAATGGATGCTAAAGGTATCTTTGTTAATGAAATTGAAAATGAACTTCTTCATCATACCATTGACTTAGCTGTGCATAGTTTAAAAGATATGCCTAGTACTATGAGTGATGGATTGACATATGCAAAGACATTAAAACCAAGTGATTATCGTGATTGTCTGGTTTTAAAAAATAATCAAAGATTAGCTGATTTGCCATTAGGAAGCATTATCGCAACAGGAAGTAAACGAAGAAAATATCAGCTTTTAAAAATGCGTCCTGATTTACAAATTGTAGGTATTCGTGGAAATGTGAATACACGTATTGAAAAAATGCAAAATCAAAATATTGATGGGCTCGTTTTGGCAAGTGCTGGACTCAAGCGTTTAGGATTAACCCATATGATCAGTGAATATTTAAGTGAAGATGAGATGATTCCGGCTTGTGGACAAGGTATTTTGGCTTTGCAGGTGTGTCAGGATAGTCCATTGTTAGAGATGTTTGATCATATTGGTGATGATGAAGCACAATTACGTTTAGAATTAGAATGTCTGTATTTAGCTACTGTCAATGGAGGATGTCATATTCCAGTTGGAAGTTATGCAAAAATTGAAGATCAGTCAGTTCATTTTTATGCCCTATTAGGTGATGAAGAAGGTCAGCATCTTGTAAAAACTGATGCAGTTTTTGCACTTGATGAAGCCAAACAAAAAGTGATTGAGATAGCGAATCAGTTAAAGGAGCAAGTGTATGAACGGTAAAGTTTATCTTGTTGGTGGGGGACCTGGAGCGATTGAACTTTATACATTAAAAGCCATTGACTGTATTCAAAAGGCAGATTGTTTGCTTTATGATCGTTTAATTGATCCGCAAATTTTAGAATATACAAAACCAGAATGTGAGTGTATATATGTTGGTAAAAAATCAAGTCAACATACTTTACCTCAAGATAAGATCAATCAATTATTGGTTGAAAAAGCTCACCAATATCAGTATGTTGTACGTTTAAAGGGTGGCGATGTTTATGTCTTTGGTAGAGGTGGTGAGGAAGCACTGGCACTTTATGAAAATCATATTGAGTTTGAAGTTGTTCCAGGACTCTCTTCATCGATTGCTGGTTTAAGTTATGGGGGAGTGCCAATCACACACAGAGGATTATCTTCAGGATTTATGGTTGTGACTGCTCATCATCAAAATGAAAAAGAATGGGATTATCAACGCTTTTTAAATGATGATTTAACATATGTCTTTATGATGGGGTTATCAGAATTACCAACAATTGTAGAGAATCTTTTAAAAGTTGGTAAAAAATCAGAGACACCAATTGCATTGATAAGTCATGCAACATTGAAGAATCAAAAAACTCTTTATGGTGAGTTAGCCAATATATTAGATAAAGTGAAAAAACAGCCAATGGTATCACCTATGTTGATTGTGGTGGGGGCAGTTGTATCATTGCACAATCAGTTAAATTTTTATGAAAGAAAGCCATTCTTTCGTAAAAAAGTTTTGGTGACAACAGTTACAAATCAAAGAATTTCTTTAACGAAGTATTTTGATGAACAGGGGGCTTTTGTGAAACAACTTCAGTTAGGGGAAATCAGTTATCAATTGCCTCATAGACCAGTCAATTTTAAACAAAGTGTGATTGTGTTTACGAGTCAAAATGGGATAAAAGGATTTTTTAATTGGTTAAAAGAGACAAAATGTGATTATCGGCAGTTATCTGATACACGTTTTGCTTGTATTGGAGAAAAGACTGCAAAATTGTTATATCAATATGGTTTTATGAGTGATTTGATTGCGCATGAGGCTAATAGTGAGGCTTTCAATGAAGATTTAAAAACATTTCTTAAAGCAGATGAAAGAATGATTGTTGTGAGTCATAAAGAAGAGTCATCAATTGAAAGAAAAACAGATCGTGATTTGTTCTTATCGGTTTATGATAATCAAGAAAGACAAGTGGATGAGAATGATTCTTATGATTTGGTTTGTTTTACATGTGCTTCATCAGTTGAAAGATTATCAAAACAGAATTGTCTCATCAAGAAAGCTTTATCAATTGGACCTATGACTTCAAAAGCCATTAGAAAATATTATCCCAATGTTAAAATTATTGAAGCTGATGAAAATAGTTATCAGGGAATGATTAAGAAAATCGAGGTGTATAAAGATGTTTTATAGAGGGCGAAGATTAAGAGAAAATCAGGTCACACGTTCATTAATGTGTGAAACACATTTACATGTTGAACAGTTGATTTATCCAATATTTGTTGTAGAAGGAACAAATATAAAACAGGAAATTTCATCATTACCAGGTGTTTATCATTATTCTATAGATTGTTTAAAAGATGTCATTGCTCAAATGAATGAAGTTGGCTTGAAGGCTTGTATTTTATTTGGAATACCTGAACATAAAGATAGTGTTGCAAGTGAAGCATACGCAGAATCCGGAATTTTACAACAGGCTATTCGTGAAATCAAAAGAATTGATCCTGATATGTTTGTGATTGGTGATGTATGTATGTGTGAGTATACTGATCATGGTCACTGTGGGATAATAGATGAACATGGACATATCGATAATGATCAAACATTACCTTATCTACAAAAGATTACTCTTAGTTATGCAATGAGTGGTGTTGATATGGTTGCTCCTAGTGCGATGATGGATGGACAAATATTAGCTATGCGTCAAATTTTAGATGAAAATGGCTATTATCAATTGCCTATCATGGGATATAGTGCAAAATTTGCTTCAGCATATTATGGACCATTTAGAGAAGCTGCGCATAGTGCTCCGGCTTTTGGAGACCGAAGTGCTTATCAGATGGATGTTGCGAATGGACAAGAGGCATTAAGAGAAATTGCAGCAGATATTGATGAAGGTGCAGATATTATTATGGTGAAGCCAGCTTTGGCATTTTTAGATGTCATTAAAGAAACAAAATTAAATTTTAATGTTCCGATTTGCGCTTATAATGTAAGTGGTGAATATGCTATGTTAAAAATGGCAGTTGAACAAGGATTAATGAAGGAATCAGTTATCGAGGAATCTTTATTAGCCATCAAAAGGGCTGGTGCAGATATGATTATTACTTATTTTGCATTAGATATTGCAAGAAAGATGAGGAATTTATAAAATGACGAATGAAGAGATTTATGAAATGGCTTGTCAATATATTCCTGGTGGTGTTAATTCACCAGTTCGGGCTTTTCAATCTGTTCATACTTCTCCTATATTTGTAAAAAGTGCACAGGGTGCACACTTGATTGATGAAGAAGGACATGAATATATTGATTATATATGTTCTTGGGGACCATTGATTTTAGGACATAATCATCCAGTTGTCACGGATGCTATTCAAAAAGCAAGTCAATATGGAACAAGTTTTGGATTGCCTTCAAAAGTTGAAGTTGATATGGCTCGATTGATTGTGGAGAGTTATGAAGGTATTGATATGGTAAGAATGGTTAATTCTGGAACAGAGGCAACTATGAGTGCATTGCGTGCTGCAAGGGGATATACACATAAAAATAAGATTATTAAATTTGAAGGAAATTATCATGGGCATAGTGATGGTTTATTGGTGAAAGCAGGATCAGGGGCCATGACATTCCAAACTCCAACCAGTTTAGGAATACCTGAATCAGTCATTTCTCAAACAATTGTTTGTCAATATAATGATTTACAATCAGTGGAAGAGGCTATTTGTCATTATCCCCAAGATATAGCTGCGATTATCTTGGAACCAGTTGCGGCAAATATGGGGATAGTTCAGGGGCAATCGCATTTTTTAAAGGGGTTAAGAAGATTATGTGATGAACATCATATCGTTTTGATTTTTGATGAAGTGATTACTGGCTTTAGAGTTTCTTACAATAGTTGTCCTCAATATTTAGGGATTGTTCCTGATATGGTTTGTTTTGGAAAAATTATTGGTGGGGGATTGCCAGTTGGTGCTTATGGCGGAAAAAAAGAAATCATGCAGTTGATTTCTCCATTGGGACCTATTTATCAGGCTGGAACGCTTTCTGGTAATCCATTAGCAATGAGTGTTGGAATAGCTCAATTGACTTATCTGAAAGAACATCCAGAAGTTTATACGCATATCAATCATTCAGCACAATATTTAGCAAAAGGTATTCAAGACATTTTAGCCAATCTTCATTTGCCTTTTCAAGTTCATTGCGTTGAAAGTTTATTGACACTTTTCTTCACTGATCAGGAAGTTCATAATTATAAAGATTCACAAACTTGTCAAACGGAATTATATGCAATCTTTTTTCAAGAGATGTTACATCAGGGTATTTTGATTGCTCCTAGTCAATTTGAAGCATGGTTTATTAGTGATAGTCATACCCAAGATGATCTTGATAAAACTTTAAAAGCGATTTGTCAGGCTTTGGTGAAAGTTTATGATGCCATGGCTGATTGATTTTCAAGATGAAAAGGTTATTATCATTGGTGGAGGTAAAGTTGCATTTCGTAAGGCTGAGCAGTTTTTAAAACATCAAGCTCAAGTTATCGTCATCGCCAGAGACTTTATTGATGATTTTCAATTATTAGATTGCCAGCAAATTCAAGATCAGTATTCTTGTCATTATTTAAATGAGGCATTCTTTGTTTATAGTGCAACTGATGATAAAGAAATTAATCAGCAAATTGTCAATGATGCCAAAAGGATGCATATTATGTGTGCAAGTGCTACAGCAAGCAATGCTCAATTCATGAGTATGTCAGAAATTCAAACTGAAAACATGACATTAGGCATTTCTACAAATGGCACATACCCAGCATTTTCTAAAAAGTTAAAAACAGATTTATTAAAATATGATGAATATATTGGAGTGCTTGCAAAGATACGGAGTGAAGTCTTGCAAAAAGAGATAGTAAGTTCAAAATATCGTCAACGCTTTTTCAATCAGCTCATGTTATTTGAAAAAGAGGAACTTGAATTGATTTGGGATTTTATAAAACATGCAAGGGGTCTGGTTTTGATTTTTCATCGTTCATTAGATGAAACAGCATATGCATTTGCAAAATCATGTCAGGGATATCCAATCGCTTTTTCAGATCATCAATTTCAATTAAAAATAGAAACATTACAAATGTTAGAAATAGAATTGATCATTCAGCCAATGGTCATTGCATATGGAAAGATTTACGATCGTATTCAGGCAAGTTTATCTATTCAATGTCAAGAACCTTTATTTGTAGATAAATATGTGTTAAAAGATATTTATTCTCCATTGAAAAAACGTCTGTTTTTAATTCATCCTAGACAAACAAGAGAGTTATATGACTTATTGTCATCTTATGGTGATGTTTATACTTTTAATGATACTGAATATTTTGATTATGATTATGATATAATTATCCCTTTTCTTTTACAAAAAGGGTATCATTATCAAAAAGATATTTTAAGAATTCGAGATATGATGAATGGAAAATATCATGAGTTTCGATCTGTTTTATTAGAAGATGATCAAGTAAAGGATAAATTAATTCAAAAAATAAAAAGTCTTTAAATTTTTATCAAATTCATTGATAGAATAACTAAAAAAATGTACTTATGATTGTACATTTTTTTAGTTATTGTCTTTATGAATAAGAGATACATGTGTGAGATGAGAATAATAATCAAACCACATTTTTGTTGATGAAAAGAATGAAAGAATAAATTGACATAATGTTAAGAAAAAGATAATTAATAATATAATAATACCACTATAACAAAGAATCGGATTGATCTGTTTTGTTAAAAGAAGAAGCTGATAGAAATAATATGGTGTAGGTAATATGAAGAGATAAAGCGGAATATAGTGGATGAGATATTGATATTTTTTGGTTCCTGCTGGATCTTCTAAAGCTATACGGGTAAGTAATTTACCAATTGTTTGACCATGCTTACAAAATGGCAGCAGAATATAAAAGATGCAAATAATGATAAAATAACTGATATGATAAGGAATATTGATGAAATGAAGCATCAACATAATAATCACTATAAATAATGCATCAATAATAAAAGCAAAAAATTTTCTTGGTTTAGAAACTTTCTGTCCCTTTTCATAAGCAATTGCATCTAACTTTTCTCGAGAGGGTAAGAATTTTGCAAATAATGGACAGATTGCATAACCTAATGTTCCTCCCAGTGTATTTGTAATTAAATCATCGACTTCAAATAAACGATAGGGTCTTGGATAAATACCAAATAATGCACTTAATTGAATGAGTTCGAATGATAAAGAAAGTAAAAAGCTAAAAAGAATTGTTTTCTTGAGACTACATTGAAAATAATATCTTAAATAAACTCCAAATGGGAAAGTGAGTAAGATATTAAAGAGAGTCACCATCATGGCAGGTTGTTTTAATGTAGGAATATAAGTAGAGGGCTGATTCCAGATAAATGGAGTTGTTTGAATAATTTCTCCTACAGAATGAAAAGGTCTAAGTTCCATAATTGGTGAAGTCATTTTGGCAACTGATTCAATAGATGGTAAAGGCAACATTGTCATAAAGTAGGCATTGATCATATAATAAATAAATGAAAAGATAATCAAACTTCTTAAGATTGGGATGGAACCATATTTATGGTACTGATAAATTGCATATGGTAGAGTTAAACAAAAAGCGATGAATGGAAAAACAATCATCGCTACTTGAATAGGAATTAAATAAACTGACATTATAATAATCCCATCTCTATCATTTTTAAACCAATATCTACTGAATTATAAGCAGCACCTTTCATTAATTGATCAGAGACAACCCACAAACTTAAAGCATGATCATTATCTAAATCTTTTCTTACACGCCCAACATGAACAAGTTCATCACCAATAAATAATGTAGCCATAGGATAAATTTGATTTTCAATATCATCATATAATTCAACCCCATGAGAATTTGATAAAAGTTCAAAAACTTTATCTATATCAATTGGTTTTTTTGTTTCAATATAAACAGATTCACTATGTCCTCTTAAAACCGGAACACGGACACAAGTTGCATTCACCTTTATATCTTTATTAAAGATTTTTTTTGTTTCATTAACCATTTTCATTTCTTCTTTAGTGAAATGATTATCTAAATCAAATTTATCAACTTGAGGAATACAGTTAAAAGCAATTGGGAAATGTTTCTTATCTCCTGCACAAGGAAGTGTTTTAGCCACGGGTTCTTTTCCATCTAATACTTCTTGAGATTGTCTATAAAGTTCTTCCATACCAGCAACTCCTGCACCAGAAACAGCTTGATATGTAGAAACAATAATTCTTTCAATATCAAAATATTCATTTAAACGATTTAAGGCACTCACCATTTGAATCGTTGTACAATTTGGATTGGCAATAATACCTTTATGATTTTTCAACGCTTCAGCGTTGACTTCAGGTACCACCAAAGGAACATCTGGATCCATTCTAAAATGTGATGTATTATCAATATTAATACATCCTGCTTTCACTGCATAAGGCATATATTTTTCAGAAATGCTTCCACCAGCACTCCAAAATGCAACATCAATACCTTCAAAAGAATTTTCAGTTAATTCTTCAATAACAAACTCCTGTCCTTCATATTCAATAACTTTTCCTGCACTTCTAGCAGAAGCTAATAATTTTAAATTTTCAAAAGGAAATTTGAATTGAAAGATACATCTTAACATTTCTCTTCCAACCGCCCCTGTAGCACCAACAATCGCAACTTTATATGTTTTCATTTTTATATGTCCTCCCTAACCTAAGAATGCCTCGTGTAATAACACTTGCGCTTTTTTGACATCATCTCTATCTATATAACATGAAATATTAATTTCACTACAAGATGTCATTTCAACATTAATATCATTACTCATTAATGTATTGTAAACTTTTTGGAACATGCCTTTATTGTTTTTAATACCAACACCTATAACAGCAACTTTTCCAATATTGCCTCTAACAATTGTTTTTTGTGGTTTTAATATTTCTTTTAAGTCATTAATAACTTCCACAACACCTGGAACATCTTTATCATTGATGATTAAAGAAATATCCATTTTACCTCCACCTACTAAAGCTTGATTAAAAACATTGACATTGACATTTGCTTCAGCAATTTTTTCAAAAAGTTGTCCAGCTCCATTGACTTTGGCATCAACACCAACTAGGGTAATACGAGCTTCGTTTTGTGAACCGGTAATTCCTGATATAATTAATTGATTTAAATGGTCTTTCATGATTTTCTCATCTCCTAACACATATGTTCCTTTACTCTCATCAAATGAACTTCTTGCATGAATAACGATATCATGTTTGGCAGCTAACTGCACACAACGATGATTAAGCACCTTGGCTCCATTTTTAGATAATTCTAACATTTCAGCATAACTGATATAGTCCAATTTGATTGCATCTGGAACAATTCTTGGATCAGCAGTATAAATGCCGTTTACATCACTATAAATTTCAACTTCACTGGCATCAATCGCAACC from Candidatus Stoquefichus sp. SB1 includes these protein-coding regions:
- a CDS encoding aspartate-semialdehyde dehydrogenase; protein product: MKTYKVAIVGATGAVGREMLRCIFQFKFPFENLKLLASARSAGKVIEYEGQEFVIEELTENSFEGIDVAFWSAGGSISEKYMPYAVKAGCINIDNTSHFRMDPDVPLVVPEVNAEALKNHKGIIANPNCTTIQMVSALNRLNEYFDIERIIVSTYQAVSGAGVAGMEELYRQSQEVLDGKEPVAKTLPCAGDKKHFPIAFNCIPQVDKFDLDNHFTKEEMKMVNETKKIFNKDIKVNATCVRVPVLRGHSESVYIETKKPIDIDKVFELLSNSHGVELYDDIENQIYPMATLFIGDELVHVGRVRKDLDNDHALSLWVVSDQLMKGAAYNSVDIGLKMIEMGLL
- a CDS encoding aspartate kinase translates to MKIIVQKFGGTSTRSKETREHMYRNIIRELNNGNKVVAVVSAMGRYDDPYATDTLLSIVNTDKLTDEEIDRLTSIGETISTLVVKSELAQMGYTVETVTNAELGIQTDSHHMNATITTVEGHHIQEKLESADIIICPGFQGYSQNGKVTTLGRGGSDLSAVAIGVAIDASEVEIYSDVNGIYTADPRIVPDAIKLDYISYAEMLELSKNGAKVLNHRCVQLAAKHDIVIHARSSFDESKGTYVLGDEKIMKDHLNQLIISGITGSQNEARITLVGVDAKVNGAGQLFEKIAEANVNVNVFNQALVGGGKMDISLIINDKDVPGVVEVINDLKEILKPQKTIVRGNIGKVAVIGVGIKNNKGMFQKVYNTLMSNDINVEMTSCSEINISCYIDRDDVKKAQVLLHEAFLG